A genomic stretch from Thermomonospora umbrina includes:
- a CDS encoding MMPL family transporter → MLTFAGGAWGLGVLAKFKQGGFEDPKSSSTLVAKLGTNYFGSTNPDILILYRSATMTVDDPRYMATVITTVARLPKEHVQEIHHYWAFEGKYAHPFASHDRHSTFVAVKLSGTDDFAKLATYAKIKDRLEAPGLETRLGGSMPFATEFSELVVGDIVRAEVFSLPILMLLLVIVFGAVVASTLPLIVALFSIVGGLAVLHAITYVTDVTATALEVVTMMGVGLAIDYSLFIVSRFREEMYRDGDRERALAITMATAGRTIAVSGITVTAALSGLLLFPQLFLRTLGLAGMATVMVAVFGAVVLLPTLLALLGPRVEVGQVRGRRKRREPHNPESGFWYRLGHSVMRRPLPYFAVTLVILGVLFGPFLNAQFTAVDARVLPKDSPTRGVVEFVKKEFPNGSAEPIDVVISGDLVPRNWRPPKQGDVIPPYLDGFRQRLRNLPHVVKAEFTGYSEDYGAVRISVTHSKEPTSPEAQGLVKTVRGMTLTNDGFPMHIDVGGTTAQQIDLMSSLIKTLPKMALLVGTLTFLLLFMFFGSVVLPIKAIAMNVLSIGASFGVIVWGFQYGHLAGLLDFTPTGGVEATSMILILAVVFGLSMDYEVFLLSRIREEWDRTHDNRAAVAMGMQRTGGIITSAALLFLVAIAGFGMAGITVVKLIGVGMFVAVVVDAALVRSLLVPATMRFMGDANWWLPGPLAVLHSKVDLRERDDIDYDPVPPDAPPLRPLPKEHRPPPRRHRSLPPALHTPAPVPMAAPTPEPAVPHGGTAEPWRPWEEGRPRPPAPPESPRPRRIVPNADGSGWHWE, encoded by the coding sequence TTGCTCACCTTCGCGGGGGGCGCCTGGGGCCTGGGGGTGCTCGCCAAGTTCAAGCAGGGCGGGTTCGAGGACCCGAAGTCGTCCTCCACCCTCGTCGCCAAGCTGGGCACCAACTACTTCGGCAGCACCAACCCCGACATCCTGATCCTGTACCGCAGCGCGACCATGACCGTGGACGACCCCCGGTACATGGCCACCGTGATCACCACCGTCGCCCGGCTGCCGAAGGAGCACGTCCAGGAGATCCATCACTACTGGGCCTTCGAGGGGAAGTACGCCCACCCGTTCGCCTCGCACGACCGGCACTCCACGTTCGTCGCGGTCAAGCTGTCCGGCACGGACGACTTCGCCAAGCTCGCGACCTACGCGAAGATCAAGGACCGGCTCGAGGCACCGGGGCTGGAGACCAGGCTCGGCGGGTCGATGCCGTTCGCGACGGAGTTCAGCGAGCTGGTGGTCGGCGACATCGTGCGCGCCGAGGTGTTCTCGCTGCCGATCCTGATGCTGCTCCTGGTGATCGTGTTCGGCGCGGTGGTGGCCTCGACGCTGCCGCTGATCGTGGCGCTGTTCTCCATCGTCGGCGGGCTGGCCGTCCTGCACGCCATCACCTATGTCACCGACGTGACCGCGACGGCCCTGGAGGTCGTCACGATGATGGGTGTCGGGCTCGCCATCGACTACTCGCTGTTCATCGTCAGCCGGTTCCGGGAGGAGATGTACCGCGACGGCGACCGAGAACGGGCCCTGGCCATCACCATGGCCACCGCCGGTCGCACCATCGCGGTCTCCGGCATCACGGTGACGGCGGCGCTCAGCGGCCTGCTGCTGTTCCCGCAGTTGTTCCTGCGGACGCTCGGGCTGGCGGGGATGGCGACGGTGATGGTGGCGGTGTTCGGCGCGGTGGTGCTGCTGCCGACCCTGCTCGCCCTGCTGGGCCCCCGCGTCGAGGTGGGCCAGGTCCGGGGCCGGCGCAAGCGACGGGAGCCGCACAACCCGGAGAGCGGCTTCTGGTACCGGCTCGGGCACAGCGTCATGCGGCGGCCGCTGCCCTACTTCGCGGTGACCCTGGTCATCCTCGGGGTGCTCTTCGGACCGTTCCTGAACGCGCAGTTCACGGCGGTGGACGCGCGGGTGCTCCCCAAGGACAGCCCCACGCGCGGGGTGGTCGAGTTCGTCAAGAAGGAGTTCCCCAACGGCTCGGCCGAGCCCATCGACGTGGTGATCTCCGGCGACCTGGTGCCGCGCAACTGGCGTCCGCCCAAGCAGGGCGACGTGATCCCGCCCTACCTGGACGGCTTCCGGCAGCGGCTGCGCAACCTCCCGCACGTCGTGAAGGCCGAGTTCACCGGCTACTCGGAGGACTACGGCGCGGTCCGCATCTCCGTCACCCACTCCAAGGAGCCGACGTCGCCGGAGGCGCAGGGCCTGGTCAAGACGGTCCGGGGCATGACGCTGACCAACGACGGCTTCCCCATGCACATCGACGTGGGCGGCACCACCGCCCAGCAGATCGACCTGATGAGCAGTCTGATCAAGACGCTGCCCAAGATGGCGCTGCTGGTCGGCACGCTGACGTTCCTGCTGCTGTTCATGTTCTTCGGGTCGGTGGTGCTGCCGATCAAGGCCATCGCGATGAACGTGCTGTCGATCGGCGCCTCGTTCGGCGTGATCGTCTGGGGCTTCCAGTACGGGCATCTGGCCGGTCTGCTGGACTTCACCCCGACCGGCGGCGTCGAGGCCACCAGCATGATCCTCATCCTGGCGGTGGTCTTCGGGCTGTCCATGGACTACGAGGTGTTCCTGCTCAGCCGGATCCGCGAGGAGTGGGACCGCACCCACGACAACCGCGCCGCCGTCGCCATGGGCATGCAGCGCACCGGCGGCATCATCACCAGCGCCGCGCTGCTGTTCCTGGTCGCCATCGCGGGCTTCGGCATGGCGGGCATCACGGTCGTCAAGCTGATCGGCGTGGGCATGTTCGTCGCCGTGGTGGTGGACGCGGCCCTGGTCCGCTCCCTGCTCGTGCCGGCCACGATGCGGTTCATGGGCGACGCCAACTGGTGGCTGCCCGGGCCGCTCGCCGTCCTGCACTCCAAGGTCGACCTCCGTGAGCGCGACGACATCGACTACGACCCCGTGCCGCCCGACGCGCCGCCGTTGAGGCCCCTCCCGAAGGAGCACCGGCCCCCGCCCCGGAGGCACCGGTCCCTGCCGCCCGCCCTCCACACGCCCGCGCCCGTTCCCATGGCGGCGCCGACGCCCGAGCCGGCCGTCCCTCACGGGGGGACGGCGGAGCCGTGGCGGCCCTGGGAGGAGGGGCGTCCGCGACCGCCCGCTCCGCCGGAGTCACCGCGCCCCCGCCGCATCGTGCCCAACGCGGACGGTTCCGGCTGGCACTGGGAGTGA
- a CDS encoding acetyl-CoA carboxylase carboxyltransferase subunit alpha, which translates to MTAEPTHRRPVVIGPRRWARCAGCGLTVYVPKLDRALGVCPECGHHHRLGAAVRLRRLLDPGSFVPSPERIAGTDPLGFADRVPYTARLATARTRTGLDDAVVAGRGTLGRHPVVVAAMDFSFMGGSMGSAVGETITRAAETALATRTPLLLLAASGGARMQEGALSLMQMAKTAQAMQRCRRSGILTVSVLTDPVFGGVTASFATLADLVVAEPGALIGFAGPRVIESATGRPLPPGFQTAEYLLEHGMLDRVEPRLTLRPLLTRVLSLHRAATPDRGHGAETPSWESVPALDRPPNSRRRSPWQTVRAARDTRRPTTLDYIHLMCDDFVELHGDRCHGDDPAIVGGLASLGPRNVMVIGHQKGHDTAELVARNFGMPHPEGYRKVLRLARLAERLRLPVVTLVDTQGAAPGIGAEQRGQGQAIAETLAGLAELTVPVVATITGEGGSGGALALALADRVLMLGNAWYSVISPESCSVILLGDASRAETMAARLRLTAPELLRLRVIDRILPEPSGGAQSSPAAMADTLRAAVLDTLDELSGLAPGDLITRRHQRFRRLGEVTHA; encoded by the coding sequence ATGACGGCCGAACCCACGCACCGGCGACCCGTCGTCATCGGACCCCGGCGATGGGCCCGGTGCGCGGGCTGCGGCCTGACGGTGTACGTCCCCAAGCTCGACCGGGCCCTGGGCGTCTGCCCCGAGTGCGGCCATCACCACCGTCTCGGCGCCGCCGTGCGCCTGCGCCGGCTGCTCGACCCCGGGTCCTTCGTCCCGTCCCCCGAGCGGATCGCCGGCACGGACCCGCTGGGCTTCGCCGACCGGGTCCCGTACACGGCCAGGCTCGCCACCGCCCGCACCCGCACCGGACTGGACGACGCGGTGGTGGCCGGCCGGGGCACGTTGGGGCGTCACCCGGTGGTGGTCGCGGCCATGGACTTCTCGTTCATGGGCGGCAGCATGGGCTCCGCCGTCGGCGAGACCATCACCCGCGCCGCCGAGACCGCCCTCGCCACCCGCACCCCGCTGCTCCTGCTGGCCGCCTCCGGCGGCGCCCGCATGCAGGAGGGGGCCCTGTCGCTGATGCAGATGGCCAAGACCGCCCAGGCGATGCAACGCTGTCGCCGCTCGGGCATCCTCACCGTCAGCGTGCTCACCGACCCGGTCTTCGGCGGCGTCACGGCGTCCTTCGCCACCCTGGCCGACCTGGTCGTCGCCGAGCCCGGCGCGCTCATCGGCTTCGCCGGGCCCCGGGTCATCGAGTCCGCCACCGGCCGCCCGCTCCCCCCGGGCTTCCAGACCGCCGAGTACCTCCTCGAACACGGGATGCTCGACCGCGTCGAACCCCGGCTCACCCTGCGGCCCCTGCTCACGCGGGTCCTGTCGCTGCACCGGGCGGCGACCCCCGACCGGGGGCACGGGGCGGAGACGCCCTCGTGGGAGTCCGTCCCGGCCCTCGACCGCCCGCCGAACTCGCGCCGCCGGTCGCCGTGGCAGACCGTCCGGGCGGCCCGCGACACGAGGCGTCCCACGACGCTCGACTACATCCATCTGATGTGCGACGACTTCGTCGAGCTGCACGGCGACCGCTGTCACGGCGACGACCCCGCCATCGTCGGCGGCCTCGCCTCGCTGGGCCCCCGCAACGTGATGGTGATCGGCCACCAGAAGGGCCACGACACCGCCGAGCTGGTGGCGCGCAACTTCGGCATGCCCCATCCCGAGGGCTACCGCAAGGTGCTGCGCCTGGCCCGGCTCGCCGAACGGCTGCGGCTGCCCGTGGTGACGCTCGTAGACACCCAGGGCGCCGCCCCCGGCATCGGCGCGGAACAGCGCGGACAGGGCCAGGCGATCGCCGAGACGCTGGCGGGGCTGGCCGAGCTGACCGTCCCGGTGGTCGCCACGATCACCGGCGAGGGCGGCAGCGGCGGCGCGCTCGCCCTCGCCCTCGCCGACCGCGTCCTGATGCTGGGTAACGCCTGGTACTCGGTGATCAGCCCGGAGAGCTGCTCGGTGATCCTGCTCGGTGACGCCTCCCGGGCCGAGACCATGGCGGCCCGGCTCCGACTCACGGCCCCCGAGCTGCTGCGTCTGCGCGTGATCGACCGCATCCTCCCCGAGCCGTCCGGAGGGGCCCAGTCGTCCCCCGCCGCGATGGCCGACACCCTCCGGGCGGCGGTGCTCGACACGCTCGACGAGCTGTCCGGCCTGGCCCCCGGCGACCTGATCACCCGCCGCCACCAACGCTTCCGCCGTCTGGGAGAGGTGACCCATGCATGA
- a CDS encoding beta-ketoacyl synthase N-terminal-like domain-containing protein, which translates to MRTVRPLITGLGVVAPTGVGVAEHWAATLEGRCGLRPIVVDDAAGPPFPVAGRVPDFDVDAYVPRRLKVQTDRWTWMALAATRMALDDAGLDPSRHDPYALAVVTASGSGGNEFGQREIQALYSTGAQAVSAYQSIGWFYAASTGRLSILHQLKGPCGVIMADGAGGLDAAAQACRLIRRGTAAVVVGGTEAPLSPYALVCQAGRPGSSTEPDPGSAYRPFDRRACGDVPGEGGAMLILEDPARVSPRDAYAELAGASSTHDAHSTFGPPRDHRQLARAMREAIARADCTPQDVDVVFADGAGDPWRDELEAAAIGQVFEGASVPVTVPKTMTGRLCSGGAALDLVWAALALRHDTIPPTVNVEPGHDLDVVTRPRRGTGLRTALVVARGTGGFNSAAVLRRVV; encoded by the coding sequence ATGAGGACGGTCCGTCCGCTGATCACGGGCCTCGGGGTGGTGGCGCCGACCGGCGTCGGCGTCGCCGAGCACTGGGCGGCGACGCTGGAGGGCCGGTGCGGGCTACGCCCGATCGTGGTCGACGACGCGGCGGGGCCGCCCTTTCCGGTCGCCGGGCGGGTGCCGGACTTCGACGTGGACGCGTACGTGCCGCGCCGGCTGAAGGTGCAGACCGACCGGTGGACCTGGATGGCGCTCGCCGCCACCCGGATGGCCCTCGACGACGCCGGCCTCGACCCCTCACGGCACGACCCGTACGCGCTGGCGGTGGTGACGGCGAGCGGGTCGGGGGGCAACGAGTTCGGGCAGCGGGAGATCCAGGCGCTGTACTCGACGGGCGCCCAGGCGGTGTCGGCGTACCAGTCGATCGGCTGGTTCTACGCCGCGAGCACGGGCCGGCTCTCGATCCTGCACCAGCTCAAGGGCCCCTGCGGGGTGATCATGGCGGACGGGGCGGGCGGCCTGGACGCCGCCGCGCAGGCGTGCCGCCTGATCCGGCGCGGGACGGCGGCGGTGGTCGTGGGCGGCACCGAGGCCCCGCTGTCCCCGTACGCGCTGGTCTGTCAGGCGGGCCGGCCGGGGTCGAGCACCGAACCCGACCCGGGCTCCGCCTACCGCCCGTTCGATCGGCGGGCCTGCGGCGACGTCCCCGGGGAGGGCGGCGCGATGCTGATCCTGGAGGACCCGGCGCGCGTCTCGCCCCGTGACGCGTACGCCGAACTCGCCGGCGCATCGTCGACCCATGACGCCCACAGCACGTTCGGGCCGCCCCGCGACCACCGGCAACTCGCCCGGGCGATGCGCGAGGCCATCGCCCGCGCCGACTGCACACCGCAGGACGTCGACGTCGTCTTCGCGGACGGGGCGGGCGACCCCTGGCGGGACGAGTTGGAGGCCGCCGCCATCGGTCAGGTCTTCGAGGGCGCGTCGGTCCCGGTCACCGTTCCGAAGACCATGACCGGTCGCCTCTGTTCCGGAGGTGCGGCCCTCGACCTGGTGTGGGCGGCCCTGGCCCTCCGCCACGACACCATCCCGCCCACCGTCAACGTCGAGCCCGGCCACGACCTCGACGTGGTCACGCGGCCGCGCCGGGGAACGGGTCTGCGGACCGCCCTGGTGGTGGCCCGGGGGACGGGGGGCTTCAACTCCGCCGCCGTCCTCCGACGCGTCGTCTAG
- a CDS encoding beta-ketoacyl-[acyl-carrier-protein] synthase family protein, producing the protein MRRTVVTGIGVVAPGGRDREEFWRRIVDGRPAVARITAFDPAPFRSRIAAECDFDPARYGLTPREVRRTDRFVQLAMASADEAFADCGLDPAAARPERMGIVLGSATGAALTLEDEYVVASDHGRDWVVDARHVMPFLHQALVPSSAAAELAVRFGAQGPAAVISTGCTAGIDAVGHAHRLITDDEADLVIAGASESPVTPFSVAAFDAIRATTPANDDPERASRPFDANRRGFVLGEGAAVLVLEELGHARRRDARVYCEITGYAARANGFHMTGLRPDGVELGEAISDAMAQARLPRDALGYVSAHGSGTRQNDRHETAAYKRALGDAAYRVPISSIKSVVGHSLGAIGAIEMAACALAIARGVVPPTANLETPDPECDLDYVPLRARDATVDHALSCGSGFGGFQSAMVMSRLSRSRAAA; encoded by the coding sequence ATGAGGCGAACGGTCGTCACCGGGATCGGCGTGGTGGCGCCGGGCGGGCGCGACCGTGAGGAGTTCTGGCGTCGGATCGTGGACGGCAGGCCCGCCGTCGCCCGCATCACCGCCTTCGACCCCGCGCCGTTCCGCTCCCGGATCGCCGCCGAGTGCGACTTCGACCCGGCGCGGTACGGGCTCACGCCCCGCGAGGTCCGGCGCACCGATCGTTTCGTGCAGCTCGCGATGGCGTCCGCCGACGAGGCGTTCGCCGACTGCGGCCTCGACCCGGCCGCCGCCCGCCCGGAGCGGATGGGGATCGTCCTCGGGTCGGCGACCGGCGCGGCGCTGACGCTGGAGGACGAGTACGTCGTCGCCAGCGACCACGGCCGCGACTGGGTCGTGGACGCCCGGCACGTGATGCCGTTCCTCCACCAGGCGCTGGTGCCGTCGAGCGCCGCCGCCGAGCTGGCCGTGCGGTTCGGCGCCCAGGGCCCGGCGGCGGTGATCTCGACCGGCTGCACGGCGGGCATCGACGCGGTGGGGCACGCCCACCGGCTGATCACCGACGACGAGGCCGATCTGGTGATCGCGGGGGCCTCGGAGTCGCCGGTCACGCCGTTCTCGGTGGCCGCGTTCGACGCGATCCGCGCCACCACCCCCGCCAACGACGATCCCGAGCGGGCGTCCCGGCCGTTCGACGCGAACCGCCGCGGCTTCGTGCTCGGCGAGGGCGCGGCCGTGCTGGTGCTGGAGGAGCTCGGCCACGCCCGCCGTCGCGACGCCCGCGTGTACTGCGAGATCACCGGGTACGCCGCCCGCGCGAACGGGTTCCACATGACGGGGCTGCGGCCGGACGGCGTCGAACTCGGCGAGGCGATCTCCGACGCGATGGCGCAGGCCCGACTCCCCCGGGACGCGCTCGGCTACGTCAGCGCGCACGGCTCGGGGACACGGCAGAACGACCGGCACGAGACCGCCGCCTACAAGAGGGCGCTGGGCGACGCCGCCTACCGGGTCCCGATCAGCTCCATCAAGTCGGTGGTCGGGCACTCGCTGGGGGCGATCGGCGCGATCGAGATGGCCGCCTGCGCGCTGGCCATCGCGCGCGGTGTCGTCCCGCCGACCGCCAACCTGGAGACGCCGGACCCGGAGTGCGACCTGGACTACGTTCCGCTGCGGGCGCGGGACGCGACGGTGGACCACGCGCTGTCGTGCGGCAGCGGGTTCGGGGGCTTCCAGTCGGCGATGGTGATGTCGCGGCTGTCGCGCTCCCGGGCGGCGGCATGA
- a CDS encoding sensor histidine kinase, whose protein sequence is MEGGFGGRTTASEELCRLCCGLLLGLLAGTVAARVVRSRRDRRCGGCVAVQQERRRIAQELHDVIGHGLVVIAMHSRRLPPVAPQALPLAALIDDTAQATLRDLRRVVGVLRGTEGAAAPAPAPNECSLRARLADVVGRLPGAQAVTVRVTGKEGPLPAGTEDMALQIVQESLTNALKYGGGPLTVEIGYRRDRLTVTVTNRPPRALAEAPPRLPAPFSGGQGLTGLRERVTAQGGTFLSGPRSDGGFVVHARLPLVGTPRHPRTGVGQSRETA, encoded by the coding sequence ATGGAAGGCGGCTTCGGAGGGCGGACAACGGCGTCCGAGGAGCTGTGCCGGCTTTGCTGCGGCCTGCTGCTCGGCCTCCTCGCCGGGACGGTGGCGGCCCGCGTGGTGCGGTCCCGGCGCGACCGGCGGTGCGGTGGGTGCGTGGCCGTCCAGCAGGAACGGCGACGGATCGCCCAGGAGCTCCACGACGTCATCGGCCATGGGCTGGTCGTGATCGCCATGCACTCCCGCAGGCTGCCCCCGGTGGCCCCGCAGGCGCTGCCGCTGGCCGCCCTCATCGACGACACCGCCCAGGCGACGCTGCGCGATCTGCGCCGGGTCGTCGGTGTGCTGCGCGGCACCGAGGGAGCCGCCGCCCCCGCCCCCGCGCCGAACGAGTGTTCGCTGCGCGCCCGGCTGGCGGACGTCGTGGGCCGGCTGCCCGGCGCGCAGGCCGTCACGGTCCGCGTCACCGGCAAGGAGGGCCCGCTGCCGGCCGGCACCGAGGACATGGCGCTCCAGATCGTTCAGGAGAGTCTCACCAACGCCCTCAAGTACGGCGGCGGCCCGCTGACCGTGGAGATCGGCTATCGCCGCGACCGGTTGACCGTCACCGTGACCAACCGTCCGCCGCGCGCCCTCGCCGAGGCGCCGCCGCGCCTGCCGGCCCCCTTCAGCGGGGGCCAGGGCCTGACCGGCCTTCGCGAAAGGGTCACGGCCCAGGGCGGCACCTTCCTGAGCGGGCCGCGTTCCGACGGGGGCTTCGTCGTCCACGCCCGCCTGCCCCTGGTGGGAACGCCCCGACACCCCCGAACGGGCGTCGGGCAGAGCCGCGAGACCGCCTAG
- a CDS encoding acetyl-CoA carboxylase biotin carboxylase subunit, which produces MFEKILIAGRGEIAVRIARTCREMGIRTVAVHSTADRDGAAARYADETVQIGPPQPRRSYMYAPSLIEAALRTSAEAVHPGYGFLSEDPDFARMCAENGLTLIGPGPDVMETIGDKARTRALLAAAGLPVLPGSAGAVASLAEAEEVAAEVGYPVIVKAVAGGGGRGIAVARDLGELRRVHRETTASARAMFGDGAVYLERYLPRARHLEVQVLCDGHGAVLHLGERDCSTQRRRQKLIEEAPAPGLAAEVRERLAEYAVTAAKTLRHSGLGTVEFLLDDSADGAGDVTFMEVNGRIQVEHPVTEMVTGLDLVREQIEVAAGRRLTLAQDDVRISGWAIECRINAEDADAGWRPAPGRLEVFRVPGGPGVRVDAGFEQGDTVPPYYDSMVAKLVVWAPDRAGAIARARRALDEFAVSGPGVVTTLPLLGRLLAHPAFVEARHHTAFVDERTEPGPSTGVPPPGDGAIPPDG; this is translated from the coding sequence ATGTTCGAGAAGATCCTCATCGCGGGCCGCGGTGAGATCGCCGTGCGGATCGCCCGGACCTGCCGCGAGATGGGCATCCGGACCGTGGCCGTGCACTCGACGGCCGACCGCGACGGCGCGGCCGCCCGATACGCCGACGAGACGGTGCAGATCGGGCCGCCGCAGCCGCGCCGCAGCTACATGTACGCGCCCAGCCTCATCGAGGCGGCGCTGCGGACGTCGGCCGAGGCCGTCCACCCCGGGTACGGCTTCCTGTCGGAGGACCCGGACTTCGCCCGGATGTGCGCCGAGAACGGCCTCACCCTCATCGGGCCCGGACCCGACGTGATGGAGACGATCGGCGACAAGGCCCGCACGCGGGCGCTACTCGCCGCCGCCGGGCTGCCCGTGCTGCCCGGCAGCGCGGGGGCGGTCGCGTCCCTGGCGGAGGCGGAGGAGGTCGCCGCCGAGGTCGGCTACCCCGTGATCGTCAAGGCGGTCGCGGGCGGCGGCGGGCGCGGCATCGCGGTGGCCCGTGACCTCGGGGAGCTGCGCCGCGTCCACCGGGAGACCACGGCCTCCGCGCGCGCGATGTTCGGCGACGGCGCCGTCTACCTGGAGCGTTACCTGCCGCGCGCCCGGCATCTGGAGGTCCAGGTGCTGTGCGACGGCCACGGCGCCGTCCTGCACCTCGGCGAACGCGACTGCTCCACGCAGCGCCGCCGCCAGAAGCTCATCGAGGAGGCGCCGGCCCCCGGGCTGGCCGCCGAGGTCCGGGAGCGGTTGGCCGAATACGCCGTCACCGCGGCCAAGACGCTGCGGCACTCCGGCCTCGGCACCGTCGAGTTCCTCCTGGACGACTCCGCGGACGGCGCGGGCGACGTCACGTTCATGGAGGTCAACGGCCGGATCCAGGTGGAGCACCCGGTCACCGAGATGGTCACCGGGCTGGACCTCGTCCGCGAGCAGATCGAGGTCGCCGCCGGGCGGCGGCTCACCCTCGCCCAGGACGACGTGCGGATCTCCGGATGGGCGATCGAATGCCGGATCAACGCCGAGGACGCCGACGCCGGGTGGCGGCCCGCGCCCGGGCGGCTGGAGGTGTTCCGGGTGCCGGGCGGCCCGGGTGTCCGGGTCGACGCCGGGTTCGAGCAGGGCGACACGGTGCCGCCGTACTACGACTCCATGGTCGCCAAGCTGGTGGTCTGGGCCCCCGACCGCGCCGGGGCGATCGCCCGGGCGCGCCGCGCGCTGGACGAGTTCGCGGTGTCCGGGCCCGGGGTGGTGACGACCCTTCCGCTGCTCGGGCGGCTGCTCGCGCATCCGGCCTTCGTCGAGGCCCGGCACCACACCGCGTTCGTCGACGAGCGGACCGAACCCGGGCCTTCCACGGGCGTTCCTCCGCCGGGCGACGGAGCCATTCCCCCCGACGGGTGA
- a CDS encoding cupin domain-containing protein, giving the protein MAGSTDNVIEIDAPILYVWARTNDVRSWPDLFTEYARVDVLDEREDAVTFRLTMRPDEQGNAWSWVSERRWDVATRTVRARRIETGPFQFMDILWTYQELGPDRTRMRWIQHFQMRPNAPIDDVRMTERINRNSVEQMRVIKERLEARRSTVMRAADVPANTRRGGDLRSLLTPVTVGSAFGFGGIARLGPGEKVAEHYHPYSEEYLVVASGRIAVDLNGRAVAMEAEQAMLIPRNVRHRVRNTGDRDALVVFHLCPLAPRPELGHVDTEDAEGRPLPAAVTP; this is encoded by the coding sequence ATGGCGGGAAGCACCGACAACGTCATCGAGATCGACGCGCCCATCCTCTACGTGTGGGCCCGGACGAACGATGTGCGGTCCTGGCCGGACCTGTTCACCGAGTACGCCCGCGTCGACGTCCTCGACGAGCGGGAGGACGCCGTCACCTTCCGCCTCACCATGCGTCCCGACGAACAGGGGAACGCCTGGTCCTGGGTGTCCGAGCGGCGTTGGGATGTCGCCACCCGCACCGTTCGGGCGCGCCGGATCGAGACCGGCCCGTTCCAGTTCATGGACATTCTGTGGACCTATCAGGAGCTGGGCCCCGACCGCACTCGAATGCGCTGGATCCAGCATTTCCAGATGCGTCCCAACGCGCCGATCGACGACGTTCGAATGACCGAGCGCATCAACCGCAATTCCGTCGAGCAGATGCGGGTCATCAAGGAGCGGCTGGAGGCGCGCCGCAGCACCGTGATGCGCGCGGCGGACGTGCCGGCCAACACCCGGCGCGGCGGCGACCTGCGCTCGCTGCTGACCCCCGTCACCGTGGGGTCGGCGTTCGGGTTCGGCGGGATCGCGCGGCTGGGGCCCGGGGAGAAGGTCGCCGAGCACTACCACCCGTACTCCGAGGAGTACCTCGTCGTGGCCTCGGGACGGATCGCCGTCGACCTGAACGGCCGGGCGGTCGCGATGGAGGCCGAGCAGGCCATGCTGATCCCGCGCAACGTGCGGCACCGCGTCCGCAACACCGGCGACCGCGACGCCCTGGTGGTCTTCCATCTGTGCCCGCTGGCCCCGCGTCCCGAGCTGGGGCACGTCGACACCGAGGACGCCGAGGGCCGGCCGCTGCCGGCCGCGGTGACGCCATGA
- a CDS encoding phosphopantetheine-binding protein, which translates to MAAQSFTDADVRQVLHAVGVPADDHHLTFEQLDVDSLALMEMATRIMRSHGVDIEELLTPDRTPAAMKALVNDLLSAG; encoded by the coding sequence ATGGCCGCCCAGTCGTTCACCGACGCCGACGTGCGTCAGGTCCTCCACGCGGTCGGAGTACCGGCCGACGACCACCACCTCACCTTCGAGCAATTGGACGTCGACTCCCTGGCCCTGATGGAGATGGCCACCAGGATCATGCGCAGCCACGGTGTCGACATCGAGGAGCTGCTCACCCCGGACCGGACGCCCGCCGCGATGAAGGCGCTGGTGAACGACCTCCTCTCCGCAGGCTGA
- a CDS encoding acetyl-CoA carboxylase biotin carboxyl carrier protein, whose amino-acid sequence MHDPATDWRERLRALREEIGGLVADLPGPVAALTVRVGDCSLEIAWGPPSAASERAAPPRDAPSETERDGDLRVCTAPLVGTFYVAPGPGEPPFVRVGDRVEKGQAVGVVEAMKLMNRVVAECSGEVVEVRAADGTPVEFGQELVFLRPDGGPEAGGA is encoded by the coding sequence ATGCATGACCCGGCCACCGACTGGCGGGAACGGCTCCGCGCCCTCCGGGAGGAGATCGGGGGCCTGGTCGCGGACCTTCCCGGGCCGGTCGCGGCGCTGACGGTGCGCGTCGGCGACTGCTCGCTGGAGATCGCCTGGGGGCCTCCGTCGGCCGCATCGGAACGCGCCGCCCCTCCACGGGACGCGCCTTCGGAGACGGAACGGGACGGTGATCTACGGGTCTGCACGGCCCCGCTCGTCGGGACGTTCTACGTCGCCCCCGGCCCCGGCGAGCCGCCGTTCGTCCGGGTCGGGGACCGGGTCGAGAAGGGTCAGGCCGTCGGCGTCGTCGAGGCCATGAAGCTGATGAACCGGGTCGTCGCGGAGTGCTCCGGGGAGGTGGTGGAGGTGAGGGCGGCCGACGGGACCCCGGTGGAGTTCGGCCAGGAACTGGTCTTCCTTCGGCCCGACGGCGGGCCCGAGGCGGGAGGGGCGTAG